One part of the Halodesulfovibrio sp. MK-HDV genome encodes these proteins:
- a CDS encoding universal stress protein: protein MRTIKHILVAVDLMEDSSFIAAYAKLFAEKLNSKITVVYATPPLTQYFGLYLPQDTIAKFHEESEQGAIRELKQFVKKHFSGMDVEQRLANGHPQDVVLGVAKEGGYDLIIMGTHSRKGMDRIMFGSVANHVVKQSDIPVLTVRPDL from the coding sequence ATGCGGACAATCAAGCACATCCTTGTTGCTGTTGACCTTATGGAAGACAGTTCATTTATTGCAGCATATGCAAAACTTTTTGCGGAAAAACTTAATTCCAAAATAACTGTGGTCTATGCCACACCGCCATTGACCCAATATTTTGGACTATACCTCCCGCAAGATACCATCGCAAAATTTCATGAAGAATCAGAACAGGGTGCAATACGTGAACTGAAACAATTTGTTAAGAAGCATTTTTCAGGTATGGACGTAGAACAACGCCTTGCCAATGGTCATCCACAGGACGTTGTCCTTGGTGTTGCCAAAGAAGGCGGCTACGACCTCATTATAATGGGTACCCATAGCCGCAAAGGTATGGATAGAATAATGTTCGGCTCTGTCGCCAACCACGTAGTAAAACAGTCAGACATCCCAGTTCTTACGGTTAGACCAGATTTGTAA
- a CDS encoding universal stress protein yields MRTIKNILVPVDVMEDNDFFVEYAKLMAEKLDAKITLLYARPPLDRFYDVYLTDDVVEKLKADSKQRALDELEKLAEDQLASMDVSIKLRRGQPQDLILEMTDTDDYDMVIMGTHCRKGVERVLFGSVANRVVKHSNTPVLTIHPAECKG; encoded by the coding sequence ATGCGTACTATCAAAAATATCCTCGTTCCTGTTGATGTAATGGAAGACAACGACTTTTTTGTTGAATATGCAAAACTTATGGCAGAGAAACTTGATGCAAAAATTACTCTGTTATATGCCCGTCCACCTCTGGATCGTTTCTATGATGTCTATCTTACTGATGACGTCGTAGAAAAACTTAAAGCAGACTCTAAACAACGCGCCCTAGATGAACTTGAAAAACTTGCCGAAGACCAGTTGGCAAGCATGGATGTATCCATCAAACTACGCCGTGGTCAGCCTCAGGATTTGATTCTGGAGATGACCGATACTGATGACTACGACATGGTCATTATGGGAACACACTGCCGCAAGGGTGTTGAACGCGTACTTTTCGGCTCTGTTGCAAACCGGGTGGTGAAACACTCCAATACTCCTGTCCTAACTATCCATCCGGCTGAATGCAAAGGTTAG